From Taeniopygia guttata chromosome 3, bTaeGut7.mat, whole genome shotgun sequence:
CCGTCGCCTTCCTCCGGGAGGGCTGCGCCGAGGGGAAACTACATCCCGCTTTCttagagagaggaggaggaaggagagggaggggCCGGGCCGTGTCTGGGCGCATTGTTCCGCGCTCCTCTGCCAAGAAGTAGGTGACTATGAACTCATCCCTCGCTCCTCGCAGAAAGTTTGCCGCCttccccccctgctcccctcccctcccgccCGCTGGCGCGGCAGGAGGCAGCTCGCAGCCCGGCGCTGGCCCCGGAGTCCCCGCTCCTGCTTAATATTCCGCCCGCTCCGCCGATGTTGTGCTTGGCTCCGGTGGGACCGCGACTCACGGCGTGAAACCGGAGCCAATTTTCTGTCTTTAGTCTCGCAGTGTTTTGACTGGAGGCAGATCCAGTTCAGTCCGATCGGGGCTAGTGGAAACAACTACCTAAGTCTCCGCTGTCTGTATCGTTTGggagggaagaaagaagaaaggaacgCGATCCCGGACTGCTGGGCGCGCTCTCTCTCTCGCACACACACGCACCGCAGACACACGCACCCAGACAGGCAGACTCGCACCCCGCCGGTGCCGAGCGCGCCGTGCCACCGCCGCCGGGAGGAAATGGGAAGGCAGTGAGCGGATCCGTGCCGGTGTGTGagcgccgccggggccgggagggggcggcgggggcagcggagcggggccgggggcggcgggagcggggccgggggcggcctGGGGGCAGCGCGCACCAACTCCCGGTGCCGGGGACCCCGCGCCCTTTGTGGGAGAGGGCTCCGCTCTCCTTTCTCCTGCCGTaagcagggagggaaaaagcCCTAAACGCGTGTCTATGTGAGGTCGATACGCGTATGTTTTTAATATACGTGTGCGCAGAGGTCTGGCTGCTGGGGGCCGCGGGGGGCGGAacgcggcggggcggggggcagGTGAGGGCGGCGGGCGCTCACCGCGCTGCTTCGCTTCCAGGTGCCGGCGCCCGCGATGACCCTGGTGCTGCCCATGCAGCGGCTGGGCCGCCCCATCGCCGCCGAGGGAGCCGCCGACCTCGCCGCCTACCGCGCCCTCTGGGAGCCGCCCTGCTgcggccgccccggccccgcagccccgccggccccggccccaAGCCCGCCGGCCCCCGGGGCCCCCGCCGCAGGTAGGCAGCGCACCGCCGCGGGGGCACCGGGCGGGCCCCCGGACCAGGGGCTGcccgcggagcggagcggggcgggcggaggGCGGGGGTCTCCCGCGGGGCCGCAGGTGCGCGGGGCCGCCGGCCGCCGTCGCGCTCGGCAGCGGCGGAGCGGCGGAGCGGCGGAGGGGCGAAGTTGTCCGGCCCCGAGCGCCCTGCGGCGGCCCCGGCTCCCCGCGCCGCCGCTCGCACCGGCCCGCGGCTCCTGCGCCAGGCAGGAGGGGGTTTATTTCTGATCGCCGCCAATCGATGCGAAAATATGCGGCGGCGTTGTCCTGTAGCGCGAAGGgaaatgaaaagtattttgtttgGAGAACCTCCGGCAAACCGCATGTCATTTGTCATATCTGATTTATTACCCACAGGATCACATTACAGGGGAATTTCAAATCCTGTAACGACATCCAAGATCACAtactttaaaaggaaatatgtGGAAGAAGAGGATTTTCATCCGCCACTCAGCAGCTGTTCACATAAAGTATGTTTTCTCATAGTCATTATTTTTACTCTGAGTTTCAGATGCTTAGTAACACTCGATTGACCCATTTCCAGAAGGCTGAAATACTCTGCTGAAATTAGAATGATCCAGCTGTTTGCTCAGAGACAGTTGTCACTTCTTCACATTTATTGTTGTATTGTCATCAATTGCAAAAGAAGCAAAGGCATTTCTGCAATAATAACAACTGCAAAGGAAATGCTgagaataactttttttttcagattattttgttCTTAGCTAGTTCATGTCTTGCTTACAGAAACAGATCTGTAACAACATTTAAACAACAGAAAGGAAGAACATAAGTAAAAGATTTCCCACTCGTATAAAACTTCCTTTCCAGAGGGGAAAATAGTAAGAGGTTCCATACATCCCAAACCGGTCACCGATCCTCTAAAAAAACAGAATGGCTTGGAAACCAAGTACAAGTTCCCTCAGTATTTAATCATGTTTATTAAAAAGCTAATAACTCCCAAAGAACAGATTAGtaaatgaaagaatatttttagtgAAAGTTGCCAGGGGAGAGATTAGAGCAAACGTTTCCCAGGCCGGTGAATACATAAATTGAAATCTGACTTTTTCTGCGAGATTTTATGCTCCCCTTCATTCAGGGCTCAGTTCTGTGTGGAACTGAATGCCTGGGGTGAAATGCTTAAGGATAGCTCGTGCCTTGAGACACCATCCTTACCTTATTGAATCCTGCCTGGCCCGTGGAATTCCAGTGCTACCCATGTTCTCTTGGCAGTGAGGGAGAGATTTCTGTGGAGGTGAAGCAAGCATTAATGCTGAGCTCAGTTCCCAAATACCTTAGAGTAGCTGAAGAAATTTCCAGCTACAAATAGAGTTGTCTGGAAATAAGTACCTGGACCAGAAAGGTGAAAAATTGTCCCGTTGTTAATTTCAGAAGATGTCTGGTTTCCTGCCAGGACAGTGAATAAACAGCACTAAGGGTGTTGAAAAAAGTGCTTTGGTTAGTGAGTGTCTCACACATATTACTTCACTCTCCCAATTTTCAgcctggtgttttttttttttttttttttttttataagattGCTGGATTTTTGTATCAGTGATTAATTTCCTTACAAAGAGGGGCAGGAGGAATAGTTATTTAGCCTCTTCTAACAGCAATAAAATGCAGTTGTAGAGGTTTTGGTAAGCTAGACCCAGCCACTGTTTTATGCTGTTTTTTGCAGAGGTGTAACATGTCAGAAACTCTGGGTCACCAATTTCTTCCATTGAGCCcaaatacattttcttccttgcaGCACTGAGCTCTGGCAGAGGGAGGATGCACACCAGGTTTCCTTGAATTTCTTACATGTTTATACCTCTGCCACCCACTAAAGAGATATGTTCTAAGATTACTTGTCCCAGAGAGGATAAGATGGTAGTAGGGCCTGGGGCCTCTCTCCAGAGGGTTGCTGGCAAACATGTAGAAGAAATCCTTTGACAACTTGTTCTTACTGGTGTCCCTCCAGTACATATCTCCAGGAGAATCCGAGTTCAAGGCTTACTGGTTTGCTCCAGGCTTTTATGGCTTCACTGACTGTTGTTGCATCAGGTACAAAGGACGCAAATGAACCTATAGgcttaatataatttaaaatgagTCATTTATTATAGAAAATTACTCTCTCTAACAAAGAGCTTCAGCTGTGAACTCATATGAAATTATGgccaatttttgtttttatgagGCACTGTGCGGCTTCTAAGCCTCGCAGACATGACCAGGCTGTGGAAAGAGCTAGAGGGCTGAGGAGAGCTGAATGGATGTGAAAAGCAGCTGTGCTTTAAGCTCTTTCAGTCCTCATAGCTACGACTTCCACTCTGCAAAAATGCTGTAACCATGTGGGAAAGGGAAGAATGATCAAGCCACAGATGGGGGGATTTAGAGCAGTCTCtctttgtgctgtgctgctctcctcctACGCAAACCAAATTCttactaaaaatgaaaattagttaCTAGTGCTTACAGTAGCATGCATTGCCCCCTCTCTTATTTTGATTCCCAGGGTAGCGATTACAGTGCAGAATCTGGGGCCTCTCAGGGGCAGTAACCTGCTCATGCTGCCAGTGCTGAGAAGGGAGTCCTGGAAGGACCAGGGAAGGGAGAACAAATCTGTGGGCGTAGAGCCAGGATTTCTGCAAATCCCTATCCTCTCTTTGTTTCCTGACCTTATCCCTGCCTATCTGCATTCCCACCGGTCCTGTAGAGCACAGGGCGTAGCACACAGGCCAACAGCTGCTCTCCAGATGCTGGGATGCTTTGAGATGGGTTTCTcccagcctccctccctgcatGCACTTCTGTGCACAAGATTAGTGTAAGAGCCTGGCAAATGGAGACCTCCTCGCTGGAGGGCCTCTTCCCCTGGCAGCAGATGAAATGCTCCAACACTTGCTGTGTGAGGCGATGGCTGCTGGCTGCCTCTTGCAAACCTTGGTGCTGCAGGAAGGACCCTTGCTTGGCTTCAGGGCTTTGCAGAAACCCCACAGGGGATGATGGAATTGGGTCCATTTGCAACAAAAGGCCCCCCTAGCCATCTCTGGAGCAAAACTGCACAACAATTTTATGTTCTAATCCCAAATGTAATTAAAGAGCCAGATGTGTGCATCTGGATTTCACTCTCCCACCTTGGATTTCTGCCCTGCAATTGCCTCTGTGGTGTAATGCTCAGCGACTTACCTCCTAAGATCAACTGCTTACCCCTAAAAATGGGGGTATGTTGTGGCCGAGAAAAAGCAGGTCCCTGGCTACAAGAatgtgcaaaatgaaaaaaagccaGTTTTAGATGCCTCAGAAAAAGAATAGAACAGAGGGAATACTTTGCttcatttcctttctccttgtCTGGAACAAAACTGGCTGCCTTCAGTTCCATATAATgtgttttttacattttcagacAATCTCCGTGTTTGAGGAGCGGGCCCATATTCTCTACATGTCTTTGGAAAAGCTGAAATTCATTGATGATCCTGAAGTCTACCTGCGTAGATCCGTCCTCATCAACAATCTCATGAAGAGAATCCACGGAGAGATCATCATGCAGAACAACTGGTGCTTCTCCACCTGCTCCTTCAATGGCACTTCCCCACAAGAGTGGTTTGTGCCTCAGGACTGTCCATACAGAAAACGCCTTCGGATGGCAAAGGAGGAGTACGAGAAGCTTCACATGTGCTGCTTCTATCAAGAATGTGGCAGTCACTATTTAAATCTACCCTACTCTGTTAATGCTAGTACAGAAAGtaattcctcttcttcctcctcctcctcctccccctcctcccctcccatcTCTTTGCCGAGCTGTTCCCAGCAGGTGGATTATGAAGTTGGCAGCGCACCTTCTTACAGAAATGATGACCAGATACCTGCTAATGAAATATTCATCACTAATGGCAGGTCTCACAGTAATcaggaaaaggcaaaatttaATGACAAGAATGGAGGTAATGAACCTGAGAGAGAAAGCATCGCCCTAAACTGTGAACCTGTAAGAGGCACCCATGCTCTTGAATGTAAAGGCAAATTTTATGACTATTTTGAGACTGGATGTAATGACAAGAGCAACATAAGTGAATCTTGGAAAAAATCCTTAAGGAAAAAGGAATCTTTACCAAGTAATAAAATCTGCTGCAACAAAGGAAGTAAAATATGAGGCATCTTTCTTGCTCTATTGAAGCATGCACAGCATGTTCCTTCTCtatcaaatttttattttgaacgGATTTTTTATAGTTTTCTATGAATGGTACAATCATGCCACAAACGTGACGTGTAGAGTGGAGATCAGATTGCGTAAAGTGTCTCTGCTATCCGCATCAGCAGCTTTTTATACATGTGGAGACTTCAGAAAGAACACAGTTGCATTATTGCTGAGCACTGTAGTCTGTGCAGCTATGGTGGAGCTTTCGTTGCTGAAAATGCCAATCAGCCAGATGGGGAAAACATATCGTTTTACATATCCCCGCCCCCAAGAAGTCTGCCATTAATTAAGAAGAACCTCCATTATGTTTACCAAGGAATTAGAAGTCTGGTAAACAAATTGATGCTACCAGCAAGGATGATAATGCTCCTTGTAACTCAGTATTCATTCTGACAAAGGACTGTCTTCATGGATTGGGAATAAACCATCCTTACGTTTTGTAGTGATACTCTTGAATTCCTGTATTCAGCGTCTTGTTCAACTGACAAAATAGGACATAGCATAAAGAAATAACCTGTTTATGGAATTTTAATCAGAATCAAACATGCAGCTCAAGTACTTGCATGTTTTCACCTCAGCTGTAATAACTAATGAGGTTTGTTGTTACACagggcaggttttttttttggtgccttactttttgtcttaatttttgCCAGTGTGAAAATTAAGTATGAATCTGATACAGCAGGGATTTAACCTAAacagagattaaaaaagaaacccacAGGGTGGATCAATATTATTAGAAACCTTTAACCTTTGAAGTACTGAGTTCAACTTCCTATTCAAACATCTCTGTTCTTCCTTTTTGATGCTCAATTGCTTTTTGATTTGCCATCCTTAGGAAGGGATTTAAGAAACAATAGAGAGATGTCTCTTGTAAACAAGCATTCGATGCTTGAGTGTTTCTATGGCAACTGTCTGTTGCTggggctctttttttttcttctgcgTATAATGAAGTTCATGACCCAGTGGCATGTTTTATACTTTATTCTGTTTCACATAATTTCTCTATTTTAGATTGCAAAAGCATGCGGGAGTTTTCTATGAATTTTGCcgttgatttaaaaaaaagacaagaaggCAAAAAGCACAATGTTAATTAATAATGTGGCGATAAACACAGTTTTATCTGAATGAATGTAAGgggtttaattttaaaaaagaacattttggaGATTTCAGTGGCTGAGGACAACATTTAGTCATCCCTAGGTAGATTGATTGCAAAAGTGTTCTGTGTAATATGCCCAGAAGACATGAATTGGGGTTGGACCAAGAGTGAGTCTTAGATTCACTAAATTAATTAGTTCCCACAGTCCCCATAACAACTGGCAGGATGTGCTCAGCAAAATAGCCACATCCAGGCCACAGCTGACTCATAAATAGCTGCCTGTTCCCACAGCATCTTGCACTCAAGTGGTATCTCCTCCTGCTTCTTGCCCAAAGGGTGAAAATCACCTCTGTGCTGGGGAAGCAGCCAGCTCAGTGCAGGGCACGAGTGTGCCCTGggggacacagccccaggctTGGCACTGGAGTCAGACAGGTCTCTGGGTCTGAGATCTCCTGCTTTGGGTTTCATGGGTTCAGCTGGAGGAGTCCTGGGCATTGGTTATTTCGGGTagcaaaatacatttgcaaACTGTAGTCTTTTTTCAGAATGCCAAGTGGTCACAGGAAAAAGCTACCCCCAGCCAAGGTGAACACAAGCACAGCAGGATATAAATCAGTGATAACCTTTATGAAGTCAGGTGAGTTTAAACTGATAAGTTTGTAAGGGTTATCATTGtgaaaaatgacaaataaaGAAAGTACAAGTCCCACCTGATTTCTCCAAGACAGGagcttttttattaataataataatattaaatatagaTCTCATTCATACAGTGTATGAGTAGGATCATCATTTAGACATTTGTCCACAAGgaccaattttttaaaaaacctgacTTTTCTTGTGTTATATCCAGATAGTCTAGTAATGTCTGCTCTTTTCCAATATTTGATAAACGCTTGATGTTTTAAGCTTAAATATTAGATGCTTGTATACTAACGTGTTGTTGTAGTAAAGTGAAATTTCCttgatatatatttattaaaatgaccaaaattcattttaattttacatcTCCAATGGCTAGTGGGTCCTTTCCGTCATGTTCCCTTCCCTCACCAAAGAAAACACCGTTTAATCAAACTGCTTCCTACCCTAGAGATTGCACAGCAGTTGGCTCTGCGCTTTGGGCTGGCTCTGTGAGGGAGCTCACAGCCTGGGTTTCAGGAGCATTTAGGACAGTCTGAAGGTGCACTGAGACGCAACAGATTCTCTGTAGGCTTGCACATCCAGCCAAGGAAAACACCTGGCCAAATGCTGCCCAAACCACAAATCAGCTAGCACTTTAGGGGGGGCCTGAAAGCTTTTTGACCCTAGAGGGCCCCTTGGTCTTCCAGAACAAGCCTGCACACATAACCTATCGCAGAGGCTTCTCATTGAATTTGCACAAGCTGAAGTGATGGATCAGCAGATCTTTGTCTACTCTGGACTCTATAATGGTTTCTTTAGTTCTAGAGAATAAAGATTAACAGGTTAATCTGGAAATTAATCTGTTACAGCTCTGGACAATTTTACTGTCATCAGGGTGTGTAAGGGAGGAAATGCCGTCTAATGAAAGTTGGCCTAGAGATAAGTGGCCTT
This genomic window contains:
- the SERTAD4 gene encoding SERTA domain-containing protein 4 — encoded protein: MTLVLPMQRLGRPIAAEGAADLAAYRALWEPPCCGRPGPAAPPAPAPSPPAPGAPAAGSHYRGISNPVTTSKITYFKRKYVEEEDFHPPLSSCSHKTISVFEERAHILYMSLEKLKFIDDPEVYLRRSVLINNLMKRIHGEIIMQNNWCFSTCSFNGTSPQEWFVPQDCPYRKRLRMAKEEYEKLHMCCFYQECGSHYLNLPYSVNASTESNSSSSSSSSSPSSPPISLPSCSQQVDYEVGSAPSYRNDDQIPANEIFITNGRSHSNQEKAKFNDKNGGNEPERESIALNCEPVRGTHALECKGKFYDYFETGCNDKSNISESWKKSLRKKESLPSNKICCNKGSKI